The following proteins are encoded in a genomic region of Bombus pyrosoma isolate SC7728 linkage group LG1, ASM1482585v1, whole genome shotgun sequence:
- the LOC122566295 gene encoding ER degradation-enhancing alpha-mannosidase-like protein 3 isoform X2, with translation MQRKMACDLLIWGLLMFGCSIQALLVASEDDPLEYMSKEEREALKEEARDMFCHAYNAYMDNAYPADELMPLSCKGRYRGSEPNRGDIDSTLGNFSLTLVDTLDTLVVLGDLEEFEHAVKLVVRDVSFDTDVIVSLFETNIRMLGGLLSGHILAEYLQQRADIMPWYRGELLNLAKDLGYRFLPAFNTTTGIPYGRINLKYGMKGVPLEVSRETCTACAGSMILEMAALSRLTGEPIFEEKAQKAMDVLWRMRHRGTDLMGSVLNVHSGDWVRRDSGVGAGIDSYYEYCLKAYILLGDEKYLGRFNKHYQAVMKYVSQGPMLLDVHMHRPNTNSKNFMDALLAFWPGLQVLKGDIKPAVETHEMLYQVMQRHNFIPEAFTTDFQVHWGHHPLRPEFLESTYFLYRATGDHYYLGVGRKVLKSLQTYARVPCGYAAVSDVRTNKHDDTMDSFVLSETFKYLFLLFAEPGELLLDLDEFIFTTEGHLLPLTLASIRTNISLQDFERDIIHVDEMDRTCPNSLHLFPASVRQPLRNMVEDVYPRHALKRRLSAAQFQANNWEHLRLLSDMGITALTLADGRVQLLHTFSNAKTPQDSEEGLLFMQEMVEISKMQSQQTEAKPQAVTFVKPNTSPPQIITLLAGPAQFGLELQGLNKVTGKVVFTFPSAACTDLHNADKLTGKIAIMGRGNCMFIEKARRIQQAGAVAGIVLDNVDGSSAATSPIFAMSGDGKEVDDVTIPVVFLFSMEASELLKAIAVANGDLTVTLSNFFSKEDAQLKAPTDLSMFERLKGSLKSFLTRQMTPQTSPSSGTNLDLDPELKHEGEEKDIIVFYDLRAEIIKDSLGGEVRISSSYISVPLTKESEDNTLIEKQWRQLKEVFVNHIYLDVKQKAGLQIRSFILESYYNWIVKSRGGDDTMLKVSLRDKVAWFLEELAVVVPNPSIMKMDQLMDFIKQKLLKQYLLTKMDIMVLNMKKVTTILQTMRSGSPNTEQLFKIFELNIAQAGIFKFLRQLLPGIFDMEDEIIREHLALLDRVNKAVHKKYREILADGAQESLEKSMIDKNSYYDTIIDNWQKDLKNFEKLDVLKKPKEQDSVITEFMMDNNESSKSEMKSNDISKISKRNEDVKVGKFEDFEHFILTEIEKAVKNSEQDSIRKLQEHIDVSRDIAENTSKEAINSNKIVLNVSSQNQSKADTLKNRIKYQIEFIKNKIEDFTKNIDSLVDFIKITNSLENVQSNNIDFKETVTNNNSADKQAHKESLLTDNDFQVTDAQTSSQNIKTIGKDNSEALQKIEKEVVDPHLNNYKSIPSKLPKECKNQISKEEGNTKSIDIQQELETSNSNYNSVDENKLQHSQKYTNEVKSKKVDVQKHKSKHIDDEL, from the exons ATGCAAAGGAAAATGGCTTGTGATTTACTTATTTGGGGATTACTAATGTTTGGATGCAGCATACAAGCATTGTTAGTTGCATCTGAAGATGACCCATTGGAATATATGAGTAAAGAAGAACGGGAAGCATTAAA ggAAGAAGCAAGAGATATGTTTTGTCATGCATATAATGCTTATAtg GATAATGCATATCCTGCTGATGAATTAATGCCATTAAGTTGTAAAGGAAGATACAGAGGATCAGAACCAAATAGAGGTGATATAGATTCTACATTGGGaaa tttttcgCTTACATTGGTTGATACCTTAGATACTTTGGTG GTATTAGGAGATTTAGAGGAATTTGAACATGCAGTTAAACTTGTTGTCAGAGATGTTAGCTTTGACACTGATGTTATTGTTTCTCTATTTGAAACTAATATTAGAATGCTGGG tgGTCTTCTGAGTGGTCACATACTAGCAGAATATTTACAACAAAGAGCTGATATAATGCCATGGTATAGAGGTGAACTTCTAAATTTGGCCAAAGATTTAGGATATAGATTTTTACCTGCATTTAATACAACTACAGGGATACCATATGGCAGA ataaatttaaagtatGGTATGAAAGGTGTACCTTTGGAAGTATCACGAGAAACATGTACTGCCTGTGCAGGTAGTATGATTTTAGAAATGGCAGCATTGTCAAGGTTAACAGGAGAACCAATTTTTGAA GAAAAAGCACAAAAAGCGATGGATGTTTTATGGAGAATGCGTCATCGTGGTACTGATTTAATGGGGTCTGTGTTAAATGTACATTCCGGTGATTGGGTAAGAAGAGATTCTGGTGTAGGAGCAGGTATAGATTCCTACTATGAGTATTGCCTTAAAGCATACATTTTATTGG gtgatgaaaaatatcttggACGGTTCAATAAACATTATCAAGCAGTAATGAAGTATGTAAGCCAAGGTCCAATGTTATTGGATGTACATATGCACAGGCCAAATACGAACTCGAAAAATTTTATGGATGCTTTATTGGCCTTTTGGCCTGGTTTGCAG GTGCTAAAAGGTGATATCAAACCAGCTGTAGAAACGCATGAAATGTTATATCAAGTTATGCAGAGACATAATTTTATACCAGAAGCATTTACTACTGACTTTCAG gTACACTGGGGGCATCATCCGTTAAGGCCAGAATTTTTAGAATCAACGTACTTCCTGTATCGTGCTACTGGCGATCATTATTATTTAGGAGTTGGCCGTAAGGTACTCAAAAGTCTGCAAACTTATGCCAGAGTACCATGTGGTTATGCAGCTGTATCAGATGTTAGAACTAATAAGCATGATGATACAATGGATAGCTTTGTATTAtcagaaacttttaaatactTATTTCTGTTATTCGCGGAGCCAGGCGAACTACTTTTAGATTTggatgaatttatttttacaaccGAGGGACATCTATTGCCATTAACACTTGCTTCTATAAGAACTAATATTTCTTTG cAAGATTTTGAGCGAGATATCATACATGTGGATGAAATGGACCGTACTTGCCCTAATAGTCTGCACCTATTTCCTGCATCAGTAAGACAGCCTTTGAGAAACATGGTTGAAGATGTGTATCCCAGGCATGcattaaaaagaagattaagCGCTGCACAATTTCAG GCAAATAATTGGGAACATTTAAGGTTGTTGAGTGATATGGGAATAACGGCTTTAACTTTGGCAGATGGACGTGTTCAACTGTTGCATACATTTTCTAAC gcAAAAACACCGCAGGATTCTGAAGAAGGTTTATTATTCATGCAAGAAATGGTTGAAATAAGTAAAATGCAATCCCAACAAACTGAAGCTAAACCACAAGCTGTCACGTTTGTAAAACCAAACACGAGTCCACCTCAAATAATTACTCTGTTAGCTGGACCAGCGCAATTTGGATTAGAATTACAGGGTTTAAATAAAGTAACCGGGAAAGTTGTTTTTACATTTCCATCTGCTGCATGCACTGATCTTCATAATGCAGATAAACTTACAGGCAAGATAGCAATAATGGGTCGGGGTAACTGTATGTTTATAGAAAAG GCAAGACGAATCCAACAAGCAGGTGCTGTTGCTGGAATAGTGTTGGATAATGTAGATGGTTCCAGTGCTGCAACTTCGCCTATATTTGCAATGTCAGGAGATGGAAAAGAAGTGGACGACGTAACTATTCCCGTTGTATTTTTGTTTAGCATGGAGGCTTCTGAGCTATTAAAAGCAATTGCCGTGGCAAACGGTGATCTTACAGTTACTCTTA gcaatttcttttcaaaagaAGATGCACAACTGAAAGCACCCACCGATTTATCAATGTTCGAACGGTTAAAGGGATCGCTAAAATCTTTCCTTACACGTCAAATGACACCACAG aCATCTCCAAGCAGTGGGACAAATTTGGATTTGGACCCTGAGCTTAAAcacgaaggagaagaaaaggacATAATCGTTTTTTACGATCTACGTGCTGAAATAATCAAAGATTCGCTTGGCGGAGAAGTAAGAATCAGTTCGTCGTACATATCTGTTCCACTTACGAAAGAATCGGAGGATAACACGTTAATAGAGAAACAATGGCGACAATTGAAAGAAGTTTTTGttaatcatatatatttgGATGTAAAACAGAAAGCAGGCTTACAAATCAGAAGTTTTATATTAGAAAGTTATTACAATTGGATAGTAAAGTCACGAGGTGGAGATGATACTATGTTAAAAGTATCTTTGCGAGATAAAGTTGCGTGGTTCTTAGAAGAATTAGCTGTAGTTGTACCAAATCCGTCCATTATGAAAATGGACCAATTAATGgattttatcaaacaaaaattgttgaaacaaTATTTGTTAACAAAAATGGATATTATggttttaaatatgaaaaaggtTACAACAATATTGCAGACAATGCGATCTGGGAGTCCAAATACTGAACAACTGTTCAAGATTTTTGAACTTAATATTGCGCAAGCTGGTATTTTTAAGTTTCTGAGACAGTTGTTACCAGGTATTTTTGACATGGAAGATGAAATTATTAGAGAGCATCTTGCCTTGTTAGATCGTGTTAATAAAGCCGtgcataaaaaatatcgtgaaatattaGCTGATGGAGCACAAGAAAGTTTAGAAAAGTCGATgatagataaaaattcttattatgatacgataattgataattggCAGAAAGAtctgaaaaattttgaaaaactgGATGTATTAAAAAAACCTAAGGAGCAAGATTCTGTGATCACAGAATTTATGATGGATAACAATGAAAGTAGTAAGTCAGAAATGAAATCTaatgatatttctaaaatatctaaaagaaATGAAGATGTCAAAGTAGGAAAATTTGAAGactttgaacattttatattaacagaaatagaaaaagctGTGAAAAATTCAGAACAAGATAGTATTCGAAAATTGCAAGAACATATTGATGTTTCAAGAGACATAGCAGAAAATACAAGTAAAGAAgcaattaattcaaataaaatagttttgaaTGTTTCCTCTCAAAATCAAAGTAAAGCtgatacattaaaaaatagaataaaatatcaaattgaatttataaaaaataaaattgaagactttacaaaaaatatagattctttggtagattttattaaaattacaaattctttaGAAAATGTACAATCAAATAATATCGACTTTAAAGAAACagttactaataataatagtgCTGACAAACAAGCACACAAAGAATCTTTACTTACTGACAATGATTTCCAAGTAACAGATGCACAAACAAGTTCTcagaatattaaaacaataggAAAAGATAATAGTGAAGCATTacaaaagattgaaaaagaagTGGTTGATccacatttaaataattataaaagtataccTTCTAAACTGCctaaagaatgtaaaaatcaaatatccaaagaagaaggaaatacgAAGTCCATTGATATTCAACAAGAACTAGAAACTTCcaattcaaattataattctgtagatgaaaataaattgcaacatagtcaaaaatatacaaatgaagTTAAAAGTAAGAAAGTCGATGTACAAAAACACAAAAGTAAACATATCGACGATGAATTATAA
- the LOC122566295 gene encoding ER degradation-enhancing alpha-mannosidase-like protein 3 isoform X1, with the protein MQRKMACDLLIWGLLMFGCSIQALLVASEDDPLEYMSKEEREALKEEARDMFCHAYNAYMDNAYPADELMPLSCKGRYRGSEPNRGDIDSTLGNFSLTLVDTLDTLVVLGDLEEFEHAVKLVVRDVSFDTDVIVSLFETNIRMLGGLLSGHILAEYLQQRADIMPWYRGELLNLAKDLGYRFLPAFNTTTGIPYGRINLKYGMKGVPLEVSRETCTACAGSMILEMAALSRLTGEPIFEEKAQKAMDVLWRMRHRGTDLMGSVLNVHSGDWVRRDSGVGAGIDSYYEYCLKAYILLGDEKYLGRFNKHYQAVMKYVSQGPMLLDVHMHRPNTNSKNFMDALLAFWPGLQVLKGDIKPAVETHEMLYQVMQRHNFIPEAFTTDFQVHWGHHPLRPEFLESTYFLYRATGDHYYLGVGRKVLKSLQTYARVPCGYAAVSDVRTNKHDDTMDSFVLSETFKYLFLLFAEPGELLLDLDEFIFTTEGHLLPLTLASIRTNISLQDFERDIIHVDEMDRTCPNSLHLFPASVRQPLRNMVEDVYPRHALKRRLSAAQFQANNWEHLRLLSDMGITALTLADGRVQLLHTFSNVKQSFFAKTPQDSEEGLLFMQEMVEISKMQSQQTEAKPQAVTFVKPNTSPPQIITLLAGPAQFGLELQGLNKVTGKVVFTFPSAACTDLHNADKLTGKIAIMGRGNCMFIEKARRIQQAGAVAGIVLDNVDGSSAATSPIFAMSGDGKEVDDVTIPVVFLFSMEASELLKAIAVANGDLTVTLSNFFSKEDAQLKAPTDLSMFERLKGSLKSFLTRQMTPQTSPSSGTNLDLDPELKHEGEEKDIIVFYDLRAEIIKDSLGGEVRISSSYISVPLTKESEDNTLIEKQWRQLKEVFVNHIYLDVKQKAGLQIRSFILESYYNWIVKSRGGDDTMLKVSLRDKVAWFLEELAVVVPNPSIMKMDQLMDFIKQKLLKQYLLTKMDIMVLNMKKVTTILQTMRSGSPNTEQLFKIFELNIAQAGIFKFLRQLLPGIFDMEDEIIREHLALLDRVNKAVHKKYREILADGAQESLEKSMIDKNSYYDTIIDNWQKDLKNFEKLDVLKKPKEQDSVITEFMMDNNESSKSEMKSNDISKISKRNEDVKVGKFEDFEHFILTEIEKAVKNSEQDSIRKLQEHIDVSRDIAENTSKEAINSNKIVLNVSSQNQSKADTLKNRIKYQIEFIKNKIEDFTKNIDSLVDFIKITNSLENVQSNNIDFKETVTNNNSADKQAHKESLLTDNDFQVTDAQTSSQNIKTIGKDNSEALQKIEKEVVDPHLNNYKSIPSKLPKECKNQISKEEGNTKSIDIQQELETSNSNYNSVDENKLQHSQKYTNEVKSKKVDVQKHKSKHIDDEL; encoded by the exons ATGCAAAGGAAAATGGCTTGTGATTTACTTATTTGGGGATTACTAATGTTTGGATGCAGCATACAAGCATTGTTAGTTGCATCTGAAGATGACCCATTGGAATATATGAGTAAAGAAGAACGGGAAGCATTAAA ggAAGAAGCAAGAGATATGTTTTGTCATGCATATAATGCTTATAtg GATAATGCATATCCTGCTGATGAATTAATGCCATTAAGTTGTAAAGGAAGATACAGAGGATCAGAACCAAATAGAGGTGATATAGATTCTACATTGGGaaa tttttcgCTTACATTGGTTGATACCTTAGATACTTTGGTG GTATTAGGAGATTTAGAGGAATTTGAACATGCAGTTAAACTTGTTGTCAGAGATGTTAGCTTTGACACTGATGTTATTGTTTCTCTATTTGAAACTAATATTAGAATGCTGGG tgGTCTTCTGAGTGGTCACATACTAGCAGAATATTTACAACAAAGAGCTGATATAATGCCATGGTATAGAGGTGAACTTCTAAATTTGGCCAAAGATTTAGGATATAGATTTTTACCTGCATTTAATACAACTACAGGGATACCATATGGCAGA ataaatttaaagtatGGTATGAAAGGTGTACCTTTGGAAGTATCACGAGAAACATGTACTGCCTGTGCAGGTAGTATGATTTTAGAAATGGCAGCATTGTCAAGGTTAACAGGAGAACCAATTTTTGAA GAAAAAGCACAAAAAGCGATGGATGTTTTATGGAGAATGCGTCATCGTGGTACTGATTTAATGGGGTCTGTGTTAAATGTACATTCCGGTGATTGGGTAAGAAGAGATTCTGGTGTAGGAGCAGGTATAGATTCCTACTATGAGTATTGCCTTAAAGCATACATTTTATTGG gtgatgaaaaatatcttggACGGTTCAATAAACATTATCAAGCAGTAATGAAGTATGTAAGCCAAGGTCCAATGTTATTGGATGTACATATGCACAGGCCAAATACGAACTCGAAAAATTTTATGGATGCTTTATTGGCCTTTTGGCCTGGTTTGCAG GTGCTAAAAGGTGATATCAAACCAGCTGTAGAAACGCATGAAATGTTATATCAAGTTATGCAGAGACATAATTTTATACCAGAAGCATTTACTACTGACTTTCAG gTACACTGGGGGCATCATCCGTTAAGGCCAGAATTTTTAGAATCAACGTACTTCCTGTATCGTGCTACTGGCGATCATTATTATTTAGGAGTTGGCCGTAAGGTACTCAAAAGTCTGCAAACTTATGCCAGAGTACCATGTGGTTATGCAGCTGTATCAGATGTTAGAACTAATAAGCATGATGATACAATGGATAGCTTTGTATTAtcagaaacttttaaatactTATTTCTGTTATTCGCGGAGCCAGGCGAACTACTTTTAGATTTggatgaatttatttttacaaccGAGGGACATCTATTGCCATTAACACTTGCTTCTATAAGAACTAATATTTCTTTG cAAGATTTTGAGCGAGATATCATACATGTGGATGAAATGGACCGTACTTGCCCTAATAGTCTGCACCTATTTCCTGCATCAGTAAGACAGCCTTTGAGAAACATGGTTGAAGATGTGTATCCCAGGCATGcattaaaaagaagattaagCGCTGCACAATTTCAG GCAAATAATTGGGAACATTTAAGGTTGTTGAGTGATATGGGAATAACGGCTTTAACTTTGGCAGATGGACGTGTTCAACTGTTGCATACATTTTCTAACGTAAAGCAAAGTTTCTTT gcAAAAACACCGCAGGATTCTGAAGAAGGTTTATTATTCATGCAAGAAATGGTTGAAATAAGTAAAATGCAATCCCAACAAACTGAAGCTAAACCACAAGCTGTCACGTTTGTAAAACCAAACACGAGTCCACCTCAAATAATTACTCTGTTAGCTGGACCAGCGCAATTTGGATTAGAATTACAGGGTTTAAATAAAGTAACCGGGAAAGTTGTTTTTACATTTCCATCTGCTGCATGCACTGATCTTCATAATGCAGATAAACTTACAGGCAAGATAGCAATAATGGGTCGGGGTAACTGTATGTTTATAGAAAAG GCAAGACGAATCCAACAAGCAGGTGCTGTTGCTGGAATAGTGTTGGATAATGTAGATGGTTCCAGTGCTGCAACTTCGCCTATATTTGCAATGTCAGGAGATGGAAAAGAAGTGGACGACGTAACTATTCCCGTTGTATTTTTGTTTAGCATGGAGGCTTCTGAGCTATTAAAAGCAATTGCCGTGGCAAACGGTGATCTTACAGTTACTCTTA gcaatttcttttcaaaagaAGATGCACAACTGAAAGCACCCACCGATTTATCAATGTTCGAACGGTTAAAGGGATCGCTAAAATCTTTCCTTACACGTCAAATGACACCACAG aCATCTCCAAGCAGTGGGACAAATTTGGATTTGGACCCTGAGCTTAAAcacgaaggagaagaaaaggacATAATCGTTTTTTACGATCTACGTGCTGAAATAATCAAAGATTCGCTTGGCGGAGAAGTAAGAATCAGTTCGTCGTACATATCTGTTCCACTTACGAAAGAATCGGAGGATAACACGTTAATAGAGAAACAATGGCGACAATTGAAAGAAGTTTTTGttaatcatatatatttgGATGTAAAACAGAAAGCAGGCTTACAAATCAGAAGTTTTATATTAGAAAGTTATTACAATTGGATAGTAAAGTCACGAGGTGGAGATGATACTATGTTAAAAGTATCTTTGCGAGATAAAGTTGCGTGGTTCTTAGAAGAATTAGCTGTAGTTGTACCAAATCCGTCCATTATGAAAATGGACCAATTAATGgattttatcaaacaaaaattgttgaaacaaTATTTGTTAACAAAAATGGATATTATggttttaaatatgaaaaaggtTACAACAATATTGCAGACAATGCGATCTGGGAGTCCAAATACTGAACAACTGTTCAAGATTTTTGAACTTAATATTGCGCAAGCTGGTATTTTTAAGTTTCTGAGACAGTTGTTACCAGGTATTTTTGACATGGAAGATGAAATTATTAGAGAGCATCTTGCCTTGTTAGATCGTGTTAATAAAGCCGtgcataaaaaatatcgtgaaatattaGCTGATGGAGCACAAGAAAGTTTAGAAAAGTCGATgatagataaaaattcttattatgatacgataattgataattggCAGAAAGAtctgaaaaattttgaaaaactgGATGTATTAAAAAAACCTAAGGAGCAAGATTCTGTGATCACAGAATTTATGATGGATAACAATGAAAGTAGTAAGTCAGAAATGAAATCTaatgatatttctaaaatatctaaaagaaATGAAGATGTCAAAGTAGGAAAATTTGAAGactttgaacattttatattaacagaaatagaaaaagctGTGAAAAATTCAGAACAAGATAGTATTCGAAAATTGCAAGAACATATTGATGTTTCAAGAGACATAGCAGAAAATACAAGTAAAGAAgcaattaattcaaataaaatagttttgaaTGTTTCCTCTCAAAATCAAAGTAAAGCtgatacattaaaaaatagaataaaatatcaaattgaatttataaaaaataaaattgaagactttacaaaaaatatagattctttggtagattttattaaaattacaaattctttaGAAAATGTACAATCAAATAATATCGACTTTAAAGAAACagttactaataataatagtgCTGACAAACAAGCACACAAAGAATCTTTACTTACTGACAATGATTTCCAAGTAACAGATGCACAAACAAGTTCTcagaatattaaaacaataggAAAAGATAATAGTGAAGCATTacaaaagattgaaaaagaagTGGTTGATccacatttaaataattataaaagtataccTTCTAAACTGCctaaagaatgtaaaaatcaaatatccaaagaagaaggaaatacgAAGTCCATTGATATTCAACAAGAACTAGAAACTTCcaattcaaattataattctgtagatgaaaataaattgcaacatagtcaaaaatatacaaatgaagTTAAAAGTAAGAAAGTCGATGTACAAAAACACAAAAGTAAACATATCGACGATGAATTATAA